The following proteins are co-located in the Myroides profundi genome:
- a CDS encoding PLP-dependent cysteine synthase family protein yields MKEEIQAYDNVLALVGKTPIVKLSKATKELKGNFYGKVEAFSAGQSAKDRIAMHIIEAAEKKGILKPGSTIVETTSGNTGFSIAMVSAIKGYKCILSVSDKSSPDKIDMLRAMGATVYVCPANVAADDPRSYYEVAKTVQKETPNSIYINQYFNELNTEAHYLSTGPEIWEQTGGKITHFVCCSGTGGTISGTARFLKEMNPNIQILGVDAYGSVLKKYHETGELDPNEIAPYKIEGLGKNLIPTATDFSVIDKFMKVTDKDAAQTARELARTEGLFLGYTSGAVLQATRQYAAEGAFDENSVVVMLFPDHGSRYMSKIYSDAWMEQQGFLDGEPKNEITYIK; encoded by the coding sequence ATGAAAGAAGAAATTCAAGCGTATGATAATGTATTGGCTCTTGTAGGGAAAACGCCAATTGTAAAATTGAGTAAAGCAACAAAAGAGTTAAAAGGGAATTTCTATGGTAAAGTAGAAGCTTTCAGTGCTGGACAATCTGCAAAAGATAGAATAGCAATGCACATTATCGAGGCAGCTGAGAAAAAAGGAATATTAAAGCCAGGTAGTACTATCGTAGAGACTACATCAGGGAATACAGGATTTAGTATTGCGATGGTGAGTGCTATTAAGGGATATAAATGTATCTTATCTGTGAGTGATAAGTCTTCTCCTGATAAGATAGATATGCTACGTGCGATGGGAGCTACAGTATATGTATGTCCTGCTAATGTAGCGGCTGATGACCCTCGTTCATACTATGAGGTAGCTAAGACGGTGCAGAAAGAAACGCCAAACTCTATTTATATCAATCAATATTTTAATGAGTTAAATACAGAGGCTCATTATCTATCTACAGGACCTGAGATATGGGAGCAAACAGGAGGTAAGATTACACACTTCGTATGTTGTTCTGGTACGGGAGGTACTATCTCTGGTACAGCTCGTTTCTTAAAAGAGATGAATCCAAATATTCAAATCTTAGGTGTAGATGCTTATGGTTCTGTATTAAAGAAATATCACGAGACAGGAGAGCTAGATCCTAATGAGATCGCTCCTTATAAGATAGAAGGATTAGGAAAGAACTTAATTCCAACTGCTACGGACTTCTCTGTTATCGATAAGTTTATGAAAGTAACAGATAAAGATGCTGCACAAACAGCACGTGAGTTGGCACGTACAGAGGGATTATTCTTAGGATATACTTCAGGTGCTGTACTACAAGCTACAAGACAATATGCTGCAGAAGGAGCATTTGACGAGAATAGTGTAGTAGTTATGTTATTCCCAGACCACGGTTCACGTTATATGAGTAAGATCTATAGCGATGCATGGATGGAGCAACAAGGCTTCTTAGATGGAGAACCTAAAAATGAGATTACTTATATTAAGTAA
- a CDS encoding type II toxin-antitoxin system Phd/YefM family antitoxin, translating to MNKVISFSDFTEDVTTYVDYVMDSGNELIVNENEHNGIVIIPIEEYNSLKGIDCELSSN from the coding sequence ATGAATAAAGTAATCAGTTTTAGTGACTTTACAGAGGATGTAACTACTTATGTAGACTATGTAATGGACAGTGGTAATGAGTTAATCGTAAATGAAAACGAACATAATGGAATCGTAATTATTCCTATCGAAGAATATAATTCATTAAAAGGTATTGACTGTGAGTTATCATCAAATTAA
- a CDS encoding SulP family inorganic anion transporter, with protein sequence MLQRLFGFQNQNIRIQSEILAGLTVAMTMIPESLSFAILAGLHPLTGLYAAFLMGIITAVFGGRPGMVSGGAGATIIVMISLIAMYGIEYLFAAVVLAGIIQVLVGVLKLGRFVRFIPQPVMYGFLNGLAIVIFFAQIAQFKIDIEGVNTWLSGMALYIMIGLTLLTILVVTIFPKITKKVPATLVAIIVTTAVVFFFQVDTRKVMDIAHISGSLPSFHIPSLPFTLETLQIILPFSLVMAGVGLVESLLTLSIVDEITNTKGNSNKESIAQGIANITNGFFGGMGGCAMIAQTLVNLDAGARSRLAAIIGSLTILAIILVGAPIIEQIPIAALVGVMMIVAITTFKWVSFQLVTRMPKADIFVLFLVTIIIVITHNLALAVLIGVIVSALVFAWDNAIRIRARKSFDPHGNKVYAIYGPLFFGSTTSFIEKFTPLTDTPVVYLDFKESRIVDMSAIEALKKLIDKYQEQNKQILLINVNAESKRLLINSKLFNSNLLENN encoded by the coding sequence ATGTTACAACGCTTATTTGGTTTCCAAAATCAAAACATCAGAATTCAAAGTGAAATACTAGCCGGTCTAACCGTAGCTATGACCATGATACCAGAATCACTGTCTTTTGCCATACTAGCTGGCTTACATCCATTAACAGGATTATACGCTGCCTTTCTTATGGGGATTATAACAGCTGTTTTTGGAGGAAGACCAGGTATGGTCTCAGGAGGAGCTGGTGCTACTATCATTGTCATGATATCACTTATTGCTATGTATGGAATAGAGTACTTATTCGCAGCAGTAGTATTAGCTGGTATTATACAAGTATTAGTAGGAGTGCTTAAGTTAGGAAGGTTTGTACGATTCATACCTCAGCCTGTCATGTATGGGTTCTTGAATGGATTAGCTATTGTAATATTCTTTGCACAAATAGCCCAATTCAAAATTGATATAGAGGGAGTTAATACATGGCTTAGCGGAATGGCTCTATACATAATGATAGGATTAACCCTATTAACCATACTAGTTGTAACTATCTTTCCTAAAATCACTAAAAAAGTACCTGCTACTCTTGTTGCTATAATTGTAACTACAGCAGTTGTGTTTTTCTTCCAAGTAGACACTCGAAAAGTTATGGACATCGCTCATATCAGTGGTAGCTTACCTAGCTTTCATATTCCTTCACTCCCTTTTACACTAGAGACTTTACAGATCATCTTGCCCTTTTCTCTGGTTATGGCAGGAGTAGGTTTAGTAGAATCTTTACTAACCTTAAGTATCGTAGACGAAATCACCAATACAAAAGGAAATAGTAATAAAGAATCTATTGCCCAAGGTATAGCTAATATCACAAATGGATTCTTTGGAGGTATGGGAGGTTGTGCCATGATAGCACAGACTTTAGTTAACTTAGATGCAGGAGCTAGAAGTAGACTAGCTGCTATTATTGGCTCGCTTACCATCTTAGCCATTATATTAGTTGGCGCTCCTATCATTGAACAGATACCTATAGCTGCATTAGTAGGAGTGATGATGATTGTCGCGATTACTACATTTAAGTGGGTATCCTTTCAGTTAGTGACCAGAATGCCTAAAGCCGATATCTTTGTTTTATTTCTAGTTACTATTATTATTGTAATCACACATAACTTAGCCTTAGCTGTACTAATCGGTGTAATCGTTTCTGCTTTAGTATTTGCTTGGGACAATGCCATACGTATACGAGCTAGAAAATCTTTTGACCCTCACGGCAATAAAGTCTACGCTATTTATGGTCCATTATTCTTTGGGAGTACCACTTCTTTTATTGAGAAATTTACTCCTCTTACAGACACTCCTGTGGTATACTTAGATTTTAAAGAATCTAGAATAGTAGATATGTCTGCTATAGAAGCTTTGAAAAAGCTAATCGATAAATATCAAGAACAAAACAAACAAATCTTACTTATCAATGTCAATGCTGAAAGCAAAAGATTGTTAATCAATTCTAAGCTTTTCAACAGTAACTTATTAGAAAACAATTAG
- a CDS encoding ABC transporter ATP-binding protein yields the protein MKLVIKNLNKTYKNGVKAIDNLDLEIGAGMFGLLGPNGAGKSSLMRTIATLQKPDSGTIHFGDINILEQQSEFRKLLGYLPQDFGVYPNMSAVDLLDYFARLKGISKATERKEIVTKVLEVTNLYEVRRKSVSGYSGGMKQRFGIAQLLLNDPKLIIVDEPTAGLDPAERHRFLNVLREIGNNNTVIFSTHIVDDVNELCHEMAILNGGNLLERSTPKQAEQKLEGKIWTRETTREVAEELNKELMILSGKYNQDNKLNIRVYSEDSLTEAGFVSVQPSLEDVYFVALKNG from the coding sequence ATGAAATTAGTTATTAAAAACTTGAACAAGACCTATAAAAATGGGGTTAAGGCAATAGATAATTTAGATTTAGAGATAGGAGCAGGGATGTTTGGTCTGCTAGGGCCTAACGGAGCTGGTAAGTCATCTCTGATGCGTACCATCGCTACTCTTCAAAAACCAGATAGTGGAACAATTCACTTCGGCGATATCAATATATTAGAACAACAAAGTGAGTTCAGAAAACTATTAGGTTACTTACCACAAGATTTCGGTGTATATCCTAATATGTCAGCAGTAGATCTATTAGATTATTTCGCTCGATTAAAAGGGATATCAAAAGCTACTGAAAGAAAGGAAATAGTAACGAAAGTATTAGAGGTAACGAATCTTTATGAAGTTCGTCGTAAAAGTGTGAGTGGATATTCAGGTGGTATGAAACAACGCTTTGGGATTGCTCAATTGTTATTAAATGATCCAAAGTTAATCATAGTAGACGAACCTACAGCTGGACTAGATCCTGCAGAGAGACACCGCTTCTTAAATGTACTTAGAGAGATCGGTAATAATAATACAGTGATATTCTCGACTCATATCGTAGATGATGTAAATGAGCTATGTCATGAGATGGCTATTCTAAATGGAGGAAATCTATTAGAAAGAAGTACACCTAAGCAAGCTGAACAGAAGTTGGAAGGTAAGATCTGGACTAGAGAAACTACTCGTGAAGTAGCAGAAGAACTGAATAAGGAGCTTATGATACTGTCTGGAAAATATAATCAAGATAATAAGCTAAACATTAGAGTGTATTCAGAGGATTCGCTTACAGAAGCAGGTTTTGTATCAGTACAGCCAAGTTTAGAAGATGTTTATTTTGTGGCACTTAAAAACGGATAA